The Aquila chrysaetos chrysaetos chromosome 6, bAquChr1.4, whole genome shotgun sequence genome window below encodes:
- the LOC115342709 gene encoding centromere protein S isoform X1: protein MVGPEPSRKVFEQDGCCHHRLKPDRAHVSSFKEAEGCGSLHGWLPVSGCCRKQRGAIQQTNHCSYFRDHLQAVRHAKRSTVTTEDVKLLARRSNSLLKYITQKSDELTSSNMEQKEKKKKKSSAAKGGRTSGEQVTVTESEDSNMA, encoded by the exons ATGGTGGGTCCAGAACCCTCACGTAAGGTGTTCGAACAGGACGGGTGCTGTCATCACCGCTTAAAACCAGATCGTGCCCACGTCAGCAGCTTCAAGG AGGCTGAAGGCTGCGGTTCACTACACGGTTGGCTGCCTGTGTCAGGAtgttgcagaaaacaaagaggtGCAATTCAGCAAACAAACCATTGCAGCTATTTCAGAGATCACCTTCAGGCAGTGCG GCATGCAAAACGAAGCACAGTCACTACAGAGGATGTGAAGCTTTTGGCTAGAAGGAGCAATTCTTTG CTGAAGTATATCACCCAGAAGAGTGACGAGCTCACATCAAGTAACATGGaacaaaaggagaagaagaaaaagaagtccagTGCAGCTAAGGGAGGGAGAACTTCTGGGGAACAAGTGACTGTGACTGAAAGTGAAGATTCCAACATGGCATGA
- the LOC115342709 gene encoding centromere protein S isoform X2 yields MEAAGGEERVLLTQRLKAAVHYTVGCLCQDVAENKEVQFSKQTIAAISEITFRQCENFAKDLEMFARHAKRSTVTTEDVKLLARRSNSLLKYITQKSDELTSSNMEQKEKKKKKSSAAKGGRTSGEQVTVTESEDSNMA; encoded by the exons AtggaggcggcgggcggcgagGAGAGGGTCCTTCTCACCCAG AGGCTGAAGGCTGCGGTTCACTACACGGTTGGCTGCCTGTGTCAGGAtgttgcagaaaacaaagaggtGCAATTCAGCAAACAAACCATTGCAGCTATTTCAGAGATCACCTTCAGGCAGTGCG AGAACTTTGCAAAAGACCTCGAAATGTTTGCAAG GCATGCAAAACGAAGCACAGTCACTACAGAGGATGTGAAGCTTTTGGCTAGAAGGAGCAATTCTTTG CTGAAGTATATCACCCAGAAGAGTGACGAGCTCACATCAAGTAACATGGaacaaaaggagaagaagaaaaagaagtccagTGCAGCTAAGGGAGGGAGAACTTCTGGGGAACAAGTGACTGTGACTGAAAGTGAAGATTCCAACATGGCATGA